Proteins found in one Ischnura elegans chromosome 11, ioIscEleg1.1, whole genome shotgun sequence genomic segment:
- the LOC124167928 gene encoding uncharacterized protein LOC124167928, protein MRWFFLLAPVLIAAGVSGHGMLMNPPQRSSMWRMGYDTPQNFNDMELFCGGYDVQYGKNGGKCGECGDPWQLQRPRPNELGGKYGLGIITANYTSGDTVTLSVQLTTNHWGYFEFRICPVGKNEMVDQDCLDKYLLPTIPSDIQGPTKEPPPDGYKWFIPTHDRGTFEVKTILPPGLRCERCVLQWRYITATRWGHCDDGNAAMGCGPQEIFQNCADVHIA, encoded by the exons ATGCGTTGGTTTTTCCTTCTGGCGCCTGTCCTCATCGCCGCGGGGGTCAGCGGTCATGGCATGCTCATGAACCCTCCGCAGAGGTCATCCATGTGGCGAATGGGCTACGATACTCCCCAGAATTTCAACGATATGGAACTGTTCTGCGGGGGCTACGAT GTTCAGTACGGCAAGAACGGTGGGAAGTGCGGGGAATGTGGTGACCCCTGGCAGCTTCAGCGTCCCAGGCCGAACGAACTGGGCGGCAAATACGGATTGGGGATCATAACGGCAAACTACACGTCCGGCGACACGGTGACACTCTCCGTTCAGCTGACCACCAACCATTGGGGCTACTTCGAATTCCGCATATGTCCCGTGGGCAAGAACGAAATGGTGGACCAAGACTGCTTGGATAA GTACTTGCTGCCCACGATTCCTAGCGATATCCAAGGACCGACAAAGGAACCTCCACCAGATGGCTACAAGTGGTTCATTCCCACGCACGACAGGGGCACTTTTGAGGTCAAGACCATTCTTCCTCCGGGGCTCCGCTGTGAACGATGTGTCTTGCAGTGGCGATATATAACAG CCACTCGCTGGGGCCACTGTGACGATGGTAACGCCGCCATGGGCTGTGGTCCTCAAGAGATATTCCAGAACTGCGCAGATGTACACATCGCTTAG
- the LOC124167930 gene encoding uncharacterized protein LOC124167930 encodes MKVILFLCALAVLAVVKVNGHGYMYEPCERSSLWRLGAPTPINFNDDELNCGGFGTQWVTNGGKCGECGDAYNLPRPRPNENGGKYGLGYVAKRYKEGEMINVKINVTASHKGYFTFKLCPMNGIEGKLGKPVEQECLDKHLLTLADGSTKWTLKTFDAGMYEMKVQLPMGIKCESCVLQWYWRTANSWGTCDDGSEGMGCGPQETWSNCADIAIE; translated from the exons ATGAAGGTGATACTCTTCCTATGTGCCCTGGCGGTCCTCGCCGTGGTCAAGGTGAACGGCCACGGGTACATGTACGAGCCATGTGAAAGGTCATCGCTGTGGAGGTTAGGTGCCCCGACGCCCATCAACTTCAACGATGACGAACTCAACTGTGGAGGATTTGGA ACCCAGTGGGTTACAAACGGCGGCAAGTGTGGAGAGTGCGGTGATGCATACAACCTGCCCCGACCCCGACCAAATGAGAACGGAGGCAAGTATGGTCTGGGATACGTCGCTAAGCGATACAAGGAAGGAGAGATGATCAACGTGAAGATCAACGTCACGGCCAGCCACAAGGGCTACTTCACCTTCAAGCTGTGTCCCATGAATGGCATTGAAG GCAAGCTTGGTAAGCCAGTGGAGCAGGAGTGTTTGGACAAACACCTTCTGACCCTCGCAGACGGCTCGACGAAATGGACACTGAAAACCTTCGATGCGGGCATGTACGAGATGAAGGTCCAGCTGCCAATGGGAATTAAATGCGAGAGCTGCGTGCTACAGTGGTATTGGAGAACAG CTAACTCTTGGGGAACATGTGACGATGGATCTGAAGGCATGGGTTGCGGTCCACAGGAAACCTGGAGCAACTGTGCAGATATCGCTAtcgaataa